In Camelina sativa cultivar DH55 chromosome 13, Cs, whole genome shotgun sequence, the genomic window TTTGATGAAGGAAAGAGAAGTTGTCGTAAACGTTTGGCTGGGCATAATAAGCGTAGGAGGAAAGAGAAGTTGTCGTACGTAGAATCTTCTAAACGTAGATGTGttgttgtaaaatctaaacgaAGATGTGTTGTTGTAAAATCTACAAATCGATGGACTGAGACATATTAACCGAGATATGTTGAATTTACATCATAATGACTATGTGATTTTCCTTTACAGATGAAACATCataataactctttttttttatgtttctcccttgatttgtttcttggttAAATGCTTGAGCAACCTTGTTTTGGCTTCTCTAGTAAATAggtgattttgcttaagttcGCTTAGGattgctttaattaatttagtattaattatataatcaatTTATATGAGAATAACTTAGAAGGGTTGCTCTATTAATGATGGTCTAAAGCCTCCGTAACAAAATCTAGTTATTGATTTTAGCTTATACGAGAGTGTAGCCATAAAGATGTTGCAGCTGGTTTTCGTAACAAGCAGCCAAAATGTTACTAAATTTGGTATGGATGACTCTGCGAAGGTACTAAAATTGGTACGGATGACACGACGAAATTGTTCTAAAAAGACGTCACCATGCGTCTATTGCTAGTATTTAATCAAGTCATGTAATAGATTTTAGCTTATAGTGTAGCCATAAAGATGTTGCAGCTGATTTTTGTAACAAACAGCCAAAATGTTACTAAAGTTGGTATGGATGACTCTGTGGAGCTACTAAAGTTGGTATGGATTACAAGACAAAATTGTTCGGGAAAGACGTGTCCATGCGTCTATTGCTAGTATTGATTCAAGTCATGTTCTTAAACACATCTACTATATCTTTTTATATCTATTTAAATTAAGTATTAACAAAAATGCAATCATTTATCTAATATAACCGCATTGATTGTGTATAAAATGCTTTTTCATATAAATACTATTTTGGTCATATGTTGTTTAGAGTAGAACAAACGCCaaacaattcacaaaaaaaaaaaaaaaaaaaaaaNaaaaaaaaaaaaaaattggaattatTGGAACATTTGATGAGTCAAACATCTATGGAAATGGAACTGGTTTTCGGGTTCCTCCATAGAAAACATTAACTTGATAATTAAAGCGAGTCTAATCAATATAGTACAAGACACCAAGTTTCATAACTTGGTAATGGAGGATCCATTGGATTTTGACCAATTTGTTATGTTGTGTAGAACAGTGTAAGATTAACGGGATATTCGAGATAATGGCTTTCAAGGTTCGTTTATTCCTatttaagaagatgaagaaaaaggcTGTTATCAATGGTAAGTCTAGCATTCGTGGAAATTGGAGTGAATTCAAAGCTTTAAAAGTGGACCTCAAACCTCATGGTTCATTATAAAGCCAAGTTAAGGCGAAAATGGCCATTTCTGACCTGTACAATATCTAAAGTGTCAATTTCTATTTGTACAAACTATCGGTACTAATTTATACATGtactcaaataaaattcaaatttcatacctaaattttaaaatagtgaCGATTTCAAAGTCAACATCAACAAATATTAGTCAAACGCTGGCTAGTGAGGTGGCatcatatatcaaaaacaacgtcgttttgacGATGTGATTTcgtttcaaaattaaaagtaaGACCCTAGACTCGAATCCTGATTTAAGAAGCTTTTAAAGCAAACCTTTTACCAAATTATCCAACAGCCTTTTTTGAAATATTACGtaattattatgtatataactATACACACTAGGCGAGAATCTTCATCCTTCTCGCtcctcttccttttttctttggtattgTCGATGGCTGCTCTTGGTCATGCTCCGCCGTGGTTTCTTCTCCATCCAGATCCGGCTTCATTGGCTCCTCCTCTCCCAGATCTGCCCATGGTGGTCTTTCatgttattttacaatttttcttCAGTAAAATAATCTCTTTAAGTCGATGATTCGTGGAGGTTAGCACCTGAAACAGAGCAAACCACTAGAAGAAGCGACGGGAATGGAAGAACGGTGAGCACAATGAATTTCTCTAATAAGGTTCATAGTTATAAACATTAAAGTTCCCCTTACTTTCAAATAAGTCTGTGGGATCAAATGGTAAAATGTTAGTTTAAAACCCTTGATGGACCACGGTTCGATCCGGGGTAGTacgtttgtttttaaaattaaattataacaccaaaacgacgtcgttttgatatACAATGCCATCTCAATAGACATGTGTCATCTGAGTCAGCATTTGACTAATATTTGTTGATGTTGACTTTGAAATCATCACTATTTTTTaaattgggtatgaaatttgaattttatttgagtaCATGTATAAATTAGCACTGATAGTTTGTACAAGTAAAAATTGACACTTTCGATATTGTATAGGTCGGAAATGGCCATTTTCCCCCAAGTTAAGTGTACGTAAACTTTTAAAAGAGcaaaaaaccaattttaaaattttgtatttttttctttttggtgtatGCACatcttcaaaatatatttattatgaagtttaaataatttataacaaaGAATTTTAGTTGAATTCACAAAGAATTTTATGAAAAGTCTATAAAAAAAGACCCGTTAAATGTAATTGATATGAATCTCAACAATAAGAGTAAACATGTCCAAATATCAAGATTTACTTCTCTAGAAATACTTGTTTTGGCAACTCTAATGTCTTGGTAGTAAACTTTGCTTACATTATGCACAAGAACGGTTATACGAGCATCTAATTTTTGTACAACTATACACGGGAATTTGTTCTAGGTAGATGTTGGATGAAGACCAACTCTTTGTTGTGAGCATCAATGCATCAGCCAATTTTTCAAATacagtaaaatatttattatctcGATGAagataatttttagattttttaaaagtaaaaaaaaagaaacaacgagaataaagtaaatttaaaatcttatataacattaaaagggaagcatatATAAAAAGCTAACATCAAATCTTCTAAGTGTTACATAATATAgcataaaaaatcattaaagatAATATAGTctaaataatcaaatttattatctttacaaccaaacatataaatattttcgcATTATTATCCATACCAAAGAAGTctacaatattaatattttgaatatatattatttatttggacACAAAACATCAGCCCATTTAAAGGAGTCTCCAACCtttccattttttatataaatctttttgtaacgataaaaaaaaacttgagaggTTGAGAAGAATTAGACAAGGTAGGCTGGAAAAGCTGCCACGTCCGAAAAATGGAGATTGACGTAGCAAAAGAATAAAGAAGCACACCATGTGCACACCCACGTAGATCTCCTATTGCCCACTAGAATCTCCTGTCTCTTTAATTCCTATTTtcattactaaaataaataaataaattccctgaagaatatatacaaaacaaattcgTAACGCACCCATCAATCACATTCTTCTTACATGAATTTGAATAGATTCCGTATCGATCGTTGTGACAGTTGCGATCACGTATATACCAAACACAcattataaaacaatatatatatatatagtagtttacACGTCTTTTTTAcctattttcttactttttgtgtttttcagtTTCTTACGTAATTATGAccctaattatatatttttccaaagaCCATacgaaaccaaattaattaagtaatgcAACAAGCATTAGGGTTCTCGTCGCTAAAAAGCTGCGGCGGAGGAACCCTTTCGATGATGTATGAGGGCTGATAATAATACATCATCCTCTTCATGCCTTCCTCATCCGCCATCGCGGCCATCTCATAGTGTCTTCCCTCCTCCATAGCGGCCGCACCCGCATCTTCTCCGCCACCTTCCTCTTCCATAGCCTCTccctccttctcttcttgcttcttctctccaGTTTCTGGCGGTTTCTCCTCGCCTTCTCCGCCCTCCTCCTTCTTCACTTCCTCCGCAGCCGGGTTTTCTGGTTCCGGGTCAGGTTGGGGTACTATTCGGGCTTGTTTTTTTGTCCGACGGTAGACGTAATNTAAATTCCCTGaagaatatatacaaaacaaattcgTAACGCACCCATCAATCACATTCTTCTTACATGAATTTGAATAGATTCCGTATCGATCGTTGTGACAGTTGCGATCACGTATATACCAAACACAcattataaaacaatatatatatatagtagtttacACGTCTTTTTTAcctattttcttactttttgtgtttttcagtTTCTTACGTAATTATGACcctaaatttatatttttccaaagaCCATacgaaaccaaattaattaagtaatgcAACAAGCATTAGGGTTCTCGTCGCTAAAAAGCTGCGGCGGAGGAACCCTTTCGATGATGTATGAGGGCTGATAATAATACATCATCCTCTTCATACCTTCCTCATCCGCCATCGCGGCCATCTCATAGTGTCTTCCCTCCTCCATAGCGGCCGCACCCGCATCTTCTCCGCCACCTTCCTCTTCCATAGCCTCTccctccttctcttcttgcttcttctctccaGTTTCTGGCGGTTTCTCCTCGCCTTCTCCGCCCTCCTCCTTCTTCACTTCCTCCGCAGCCGGGTTTTCTGGTTCCGGGTCAGGTTGGGGTACTATTCGGGCTTGTTTTTTTGTCCGACGGTAGACGTAATCTACAAGCTTCTCGGCGTCCATTGTTCCAGTCACTATTACTTTTCCCGTGGTGTGTTCCGTCACAGTTGTTTGTACCCctaaacaacaatatatattagtCAGTCCAAATATAGAACAATGTGACAACAACGATTTGCATTTAatcattatttaattaatatagtgATTTAACGACAATACTAACACACTGATTTTTCGTTCAAACTGAGTTACAGACTATATTAATATTCGTATATACgaacaaaatttaaacaactTAATTCACTTTTACGGAATgtttctaattttaatattattatcaaCAAAGCGATTTAAATTCTTTGAAACCAAAACCTCATGTCATCAACAAACTTTAGTTTAAACATGCACGTGATGCAGAACGGGATATATAGACATATAGTGACTCTTCTTTTTGACGTGATATAATGACATCTATGTCATTTTTACATGGGTGCGTCTGTTTTAGATATATTcggaaaaacaaatcataaaataaaataacatatatcaatataaccgaaatattttatggatttgcccattttaaaaattattacaagttttacattaaaaaggggtatttcGGTTTTGAGTAGATCCAAAGAAAAGTATGTATATGTACCTCTCATTTTGAGAATCTTCTTCCTGAGCTGGTCAGCACAAGCTTGGCAGTGCATGTTGACGTTTAGCTCAACGGTGGTGAGGCCTCCGGAGACCTGAGACGTTATGATCGGTGGCAGAGGCTCTCCCTCGGCCGCCGGAAGTGGAGAGAGGACTTTGGCCATTCTTttagtcttcttcttgattttgttgcAAACTGCTTGCGGATCCAACACTCCCTTTATCGTCACTTCGTTCTCATTCATGTCCATCACCACTTCTTCCACACCTACACATTTTTACAGTTAAAGTTTAATaactatttattttacttatggatctttataaaacaatatttagctAGTTGGGATTTAGAGAATGAAGCTAttggtttttattattaattttttttgttttaataaatagtgATGACCAATAATTCTTGGCCGAATCTAATTCTccatctatttatatatttgtttaccTCTAATTTTTAGAATAGATCTTTCAATCTTCTTGGCGCATCCTACACAATGCAAGTCGACGTAGAGTATGAAtggtggaggcggtggtggtggttgcggctcctcctcctccgctggtttctcctcctcagctgcatctttcttctcctcgtccacacctttcttcttctcctcttcctccgctTTGGCCGGCCCTGGAACGGCCTCTGGAACTGATGCTACCTCCTTTGCCTCCTAATAATGAAAAAATCAACTATAAGTTAACGATAAACATGTATAAAGTTTTGTTGCAAATTAAGAATATTGAAGAGCTTGAATCTTACTGGTTTTACTTCTTCGCCCATTCTTTTAGAATCTGTGGTTATACGACGATTATAAATGGAACGAGGAAGAGAATATGTATGGAGGAATGAGTAGGGAGAACgagtatatatatgaaacactataatatataaatacgaAGGGGGAATGGAATTATTGATgaataattaaagttttagtaTAAGGTAGGAACTAAACAGAACATAAAGCATAAGAGGTTGATTCCATAGCACATGGCAGAAACTAATCATCCAACATATATAGACACACCCCTTCACCCTTGTAccttatatatagatttattctCACCACTAATTATGTTTTGTAGTTATTAATAactttttcgattttttttttctctttggaaTTTACCATATTTTGAAGAGAGCCTGGGACAAGATGGTCCGAGGTCGGTAGGTTTTATAGGCATAGAATGTGGGTGTTCAAGATCATGTACGTACCTTGAATGATTTTGTAATGTCTTCGTATTGATAATTGAATTATGGTCCGTTTGTTTCTTACGTATCGTATGGATGGTGAGCCTTGATGAATTCAACATTAGAATTTAGTTTCCGGATGTTGTTGTTCGTTTTGCCGAGTCAATTTTTTCAGTTACCCATctgaaatcaaattttaaaacgaCCGAAGTAATAATATGTACTTCGATACAAAAAACGAAAATGAAGCTTCTGcgtaaaattgtaatttttatctaaaaatgTAGCATGtcatttaaattgttatttgaTCTTTAACTGCATCCATAATCTACATGTTTTGCATCAGAAATTAATATATGCTTAAGGAACGAACCACATATGTATTATATTCTAATTCACAACAATGGATTTTTGGTAAATTCCTTCCAGTTGTTTTTtcacttctattttatttttaattttcatgtgAGAAACGTATATTCTTGATAACGaggaaaactatatatatacataaaaggAAAGGAATGGGACCATGAGATAATAATTTTTGGCATCGAAAAGGACAATACTTTGCATCATACTCACCGACTTTATTgattacatttataaaattttcactttttattttctatagtAAACTTCTTCCAGTTTTTCCTATTCTTAAATCTAATAAACCAATGTTAGTACGAGAAAAGATGATTAGATGACGTGTGATCATTTCTACCCAACATTTTCTTGcagctaatttttttatttatcaataaaatacttACGTTACAAAGTTGAAAGCTTAATGAAGTTTTGACACATTTACAGATAAAAAGTACTTATATCTTCCTATCATTGTTAATTTGGTGATACATTACCACATGTCATTTACTTGGTACCCTAATTTTCTCATTCTCGCATTTCCTACATTTAATAGACTCTAATCAAAAACTTTCATGGTTCAATTTTGAATACTATATATACTACTATGTATTCGATTAACATTTTATATTGGAATTGTATTGATCGCAATTCCTAGGTTATTTGAGTACATATCGCATAAAGAATAGTTCAGAAATTGTATTATTGACTTCTCGTTCGTCCAAGTAATTTTAATATGGTCCAAAGTAGTTAGAAAAGACGGATCAAGATATAGTTGTATACATTGTATGGAAACTATTACGTAGTTTTTCTTCATTCGTTAAAGCGGATTTGGTTGATTTGatttatcttcttttaaaaGAAGCATCAATATTCTTTTAACCACAAGTTTCGGTTAATTGTATTATCGATACTAAGGACTATCTAATCAGTCgaagagacacaaaaaaaatgtgttctatttttcataaaaatagaaaaatagcatccccattttttaaaaagcaatttTTGGGATGGATGCAACCCAACGTGGGGTGcccaagaaaatgaaaactatatataaaaaaaaaaaaaaaattgtggattaAAATTTTTGTGAGAGCCTTTGGCATGGTGGAAAGTAGAGACCACGTGGGATGCTTTAGATTAAATTTGGACAAatgagaaaaaattatttattcttGTTTGACAGTTTAGATGACTCTTGTAGACCAATAGCTGTTTGTTGCTCAATTGTGCTACTGCCTACTGGTGTTAATTTACGTAATTATGTTGAAGTTAAAGAGTAAATTAGGCGCGCGTACGTTATCGACAACACGTAGATCATATCACCTTCTAGCTAGCTAGGTTGATATCACTATCAATGTGCCCTATTTGATATGTAGCTATATCATACACAAAGTGATtagaattatataatattaaaatagttataCAGTTCCGCCACCTGATTTCGAGTAGTACTGATTAGGGAGATTCAAAATTTAACATGATTTCTTTCTACCCAATAAAATTAGTCTTTGAACCTAGCTAAAAAGTCTTTAGAATCACTTTAaagctatataaaaaaaaaaatagctataCAGTTGGATAAAACTAAAGTGATCCTTTTATAGGCATTTGCGGCTAACCACTAAAACAACCTTAGCTATAGGAAAATGATAGATGAAAGTGTGCAGAGAATTCACTCAGATTCTAAATGTATTTAGTTGAGCGGTGTTTAATCAATGTTTGGTAcgaaatgtaaattttttagtTAACTTTTTGTTATTCAAGATGATGTAAGAATCTAGAGACTACATATATACGAATGAGCATAGAAATGATATTGTGCGATTATAATGTTTTCGAAAGAAAATAATTCCTAATGCTAACgggtttgaaatatatatatatatatatatatatatatatatatataatagaagtAGACTCGGCGCATCGCGCGagataactttataataattttaacatatttttgatttataaaaatatttaaaattttatattttgtgtttcgatAAATTATCTAatgtttgttattttatttgtttttaaataagtattctTAGTCACTTAAAATGAAGTGACTATTGATTAGTTAAGCattaaactgaaattttttgttaatatgaaatgttactttaaaatatttagtctgtATCCCATAAAATATAGAGCTCTTCATGTTTTGATGCACAATCAAGATgtacaaacattttttacgtTGGGAGAAAGAACATTGATTATGTATATAATAGAATGCGGTTGAACATGgacattatgtgttagtttgtccgtttttaacataatctataaaacatcaatatcttAAAAAACCAGACCCCTCCTCTTCTTGAGCCGAAACTCATGCTCTTCCTTCATTCTCTGtgtaattaatttcattaattagataCTAAAGGTagcataaataattttgctatttatatattaccagcaTGCTTTACACAtgcttaaaagttttattattataatttgaatattttagcaataaaatattttaatcttaatgaattatacaaatgacttcAAATGCATTTGTGTTCTAGAAGTAGAATTCtttgtgtttcttgattaattgcaTTTGGAAATAAAGTTCTTtgttagatatttctatatttttatcacgtactttatatctattgaacatactaaatgcaaactgaattttagtttagaattgagtaaaaatatgttattaatatatattgatatattattatatcaaataaatttgctttttgtgttatacttttctgtttaaaaataatatatatatatatatatgtgtgtgttttattataCTCAAAATGACCAACGAAAAAGAGTAACATACCATTGTATTATCGAGTTACTTTTTTTAGTGCATAACCTAagagaacataaaataattgtttaccagataatcttttttttcttctatgtttttatttctaaaatcatGTGATGGATGGAAGAAGAAATAACTCAAATCTTCCTACTTCTCCAAGACattgtttttctctctatttccctctgtctctctctctagaatgtAATCAGGATAAGCTTAGGGTGATTTTTGGATCTTTCAACTTGATAAACACGTGTTAGAGGTGAGTCTTGTTAAATGCGTATTGATGAAGCTTGTACACATGGTTAAATCTCATTGCCTTGCTCTGCTTGCGGGTAAGCactatcatcacatcatcaatAATCGATCATGGCTAGGAAAAATAATGGAacatatgagaagagaaaataagtgcatatatatatagtataacccaaacaataatgttgtgaaaagaaatcagatgttaattagatttttaaaaataagaattaagactaaattgtgtaagaaaataaaaactgaatttggaaGAATCACATGGCTTTGGAACCCATatcaacttatttatttcaaaacctacaaatgTCACATAGAGAAAAAcgttaaatattacaaaatttagaaaattatgtgagaggTCAAATATGGTGTTTGATGAAGACTTTATCTagctatttatagataaatttgtagtagtatgagaaatttttcagttttttttctggGTCAAACATCATTTTCTGGgagttatggttacatttcaaagaataaatataccatttttttttttgtaaaacacaaattgtatttcaattaatacattaaagtgtattcatatgatgaaatatttgttttgaaattttttcaaacaaCATAGGAgtaacattttaaagaattaatatgcaataaattgtgttaacgattactattaaagaaaaataaactatcatattgttttatatcttgaaattatttttgaataaaccgatttgatcttttggcacaaaaactgtgaaacaaatattataattcttttgtcaacaaatattattataatattataatattattatagcttgaaattagtaaagaacttaataaccatcacattatatttttccaaaattatgatattaatatttaaatctttaattattgaaaatttatcttttccagaataataatattaatattcaattctttcttatttgcaaaattataatgttatggtaattatataaaatattggtAAATGATACCTATGTGAAActataatgttatggtaattataaaaatattgataaatgatatcaatatataattactaaaaatacATTGCgtaaatgtcaatatatttttaagtatatatatatcatttaaatttagtgaatatgataaataatgtatgtaattttgagaaaaatgaattaaaaaaattaagtaattaaaaagTGAGGATATGTGTCGAAAATATATGCTATCAAATGTCGTTGTGTTATACAAAGTCAGGAGAAAAcgttctcatattatataagatatgtcttatttatgtaatattaataCTGTGtgtaatttatcaaaaaaaaaaatatatatatatatatatgtattttatctttttatggAATTAGAACATTTTGCGTTGAAATCTTTATGAAGacatcaattttattatttaaatagaaataaaagGTAATCAGTTCGGGTCCATGTTTACATGTGCCCAAATACCTGGAGCTGACTCAGCTTATACAACATGCTCCATCATCAATGCATACACATATGTGCGTGTCTATGTATGCATCTTTTATCCAAATTTTACTTCACAAAAAGTACGTGTATTTCCATATTTCATGGTGGGTTTGGCAAGATTTCTAGgaatcttaaaaaatatatataattttagtatttgttatgtATTCGCttgtaaactttaaaaatacATTACACTATCTTTTAGTAATCttctacaaattaaataaattgagATAGTCTTCCACGTACTcctaatatttaatatatactcctcaaaaaaaaaaatcacacgcTAATGTGATTAAAATATAATCTATTTGAGTGTGAAGTAGAAAGATGTCTACGTCCACAAATACTTTGATGTCTCTGCAACACAAATATAGAAGCAAAACGATTTCGAATGACTCAAATCAATacctaatttttaatttaaacaaaagaaaatcaatagataatttagttatttaatttgtataaagCTGCCAAACAACATACATAGTCAAAATCACTAGTATCTTCCTTGTCTCCATCCTTATACTAATTCCCACTGTCTATACAACCACTCAGACCCCCGCGACATCGCGGGGAAAATATgttagaaaaaagtaaataaaatttaaaatttaaaactatacattataaaatcatttgaatgtaatagaatagtttgaatatataaacattaaacataaactgttactaaaaacacaaccataaaaataaaaacttctaacaaaaaatattatgtagaataaacacaactttgcaaaaaacattgtttaaagtataataaatatataagatattttatgaaaaattatgataaaaagctataattaaaaaatcattatgacaaagtgatcctaactaaaaatattgaactaatggttttttttggtagaagaatattgaactaatggttgtaatgagtaaatataattttctattaaataattataattaaaaatatatttaatagtgagtgaaactgtatcaaagaaaaattaaaattaaaatacacaacttttaaaaacaaaataaaataaatgaagatattttttaacGAAAGTTACGATatatagacgcaactgtaaattatatattaagttttattaaatttctatattgctataatcatttctaaaatttgatttagattatagaataatgttgaatattagatattaatatccaaa contains:
- the LOC104736482 gene encoding heavy metal-associated isoprenylated plant protein 3-like isoform X2 → MGEEVKPEAKEVASVPEAVPGPAKAEEEEKKKGVDEEKKDAAEEEKPAEEEEPQPPPPPPPFILYVDLHCVGCAKKIERSILKIRGVEEVVMDMNENEVTIKGVLDPQAVCNKIKKKTKRMAKVLSPLPAAEGEPLPPIITSQVSGGLTTVELNVNMHCQACADQLRKKILKMRGVQTTVTEHTTGKVIVTGTMDAEKLVDYVYRRTKKQARIVPQPDPEPENPAAEEVKKEEGGEGEEKPPETGEKKQEEKEGEAMEEEGGGEDAGAAAMEEGRHYEMAAMADEEGMKRMMYYYQPSYIIERVPPPQLFSDENPNACCIT
- the LOC104736482 gene encoding heavy metal-associated isoprenylated plant protein 3-like isoform X1, with protein sequence MGEEVKPEAKEVASVPEAVPGPAKAEEEEKKKGVDEEKKDAAEEEKPAEEEEPQPPPPPPPFILYVDLHCVGCAKKIERSILKIRGVEEVVMDMNENEVTIKGVLDPQAVCNKIKKKTKRMAKVLSPLPAAEGEPLPPIITSQVSGGLTTVELNVNMHCQACADQLRKKILKMRGVQTTVTEHTTGKVIVTGTMDAEKLVDYVYRRTKKQARIVPQPDPEPENPAAEEVKKEEGGEGEEKPPETGEKKQEEKEGEAMEEEGGGEDAGAAAMEEGRHYEMAAMADEEGMKRMMYYYQPSYIIERVPPPQLFSDENPNACCIT